From the genome of Bifidobacterium asteroides, one region includes:
- a CDS encoding ribokinase: MIQDMAAEPDQVLKGLNTITGSISVVGSMNADYTVNTDRLPKPGETINGGPLQVLPGGKSANQAATAARIGAQVRLFGAVGSDSNADFLLGQLGNAGVDVSHVMTVPGASGTTVITVDARGENTIVYSPGSNGKVDVDYAHRSRQALTSAKVLGLCLESPIETVTEAARMGHEAGMTVLLNDSPFRADLPADLIANSDLILVNEHEMAQLLGIDEPEDGDWLGADWDRINQTMQDFGFHRAIVTLGGEGSMVLDQGQTYRIHAVHVDAVDTTGCGDAFMGTVLAGLASDMTLVQAAQLASYVSAYAATGQGAQASYGTAEQIRLRFS; this comes from the coding sequence ATGATTCAAGATATGGCGGCAGAACCCGACCAGGTGCTCAAGGGACTGAATACCATCACGGGGTCCATCTCGGTGGTCGGGTCCATGAATGCGGACTACACCGTCAACACCGACCGGCTGCCCAAGCCCGGCGAGACCATCAACGGGGGTCCCCTGCAGGTGCTGCCCGGGGGCAAGTCGGCCAACCAGGCGGCGACCGCGGCCCGCATCGGCGCCCAGGTCAGGCTCTTCGGAGCCGTGGGATCCGATTCCAACGCCGACTTCCTGCTGGGACAGCTGGGCAACGCCGGGGTGGACGTCTCCCATGTGATGACCGTGCCGGGAGCCAGCGGAACCACAGTCATCACCGTGGACGCGCGCGGCGAGAACACCATCGTCTACTCCCCCGGCTCCAACGGCAAGGTGGACGTGGACTACGCCCACCGCTCCCGCCAAGCCCTGACCTCGGCCAAGGTGCTGGGACTGTGCCTGGAGAGCCCCATCGAGACGGTCACCGAGGCCGCGCGCATGGGCCACGAGGCCGGCATGACCGTGCTGCTCAACGACTCCCCCTTCCGCGCCGACCTGCCCGCCGACCTGATCGCCAACTCGGACCTGATCCTGGTCAACGAGCATGAGATGGCTCAGCTGCTGGGCATCGACGAGCCCGAGGACGGCGACTGGCTGGGGGCCGACTGGGACCGGATCAACCAGACCATGCAGGACTTCGGCTTCCACCGGGCCATCGTCACCTTGGGCGGCGAGGGATCCATGGTGCTGGACCAGGGCCAGACCTACCGGATTCACGCCGTGCATGTGGATGCCGTGGACACCACCGGCTGCGGGGACGCCTTCATGGGCACCGTGCTGGCCGGCCTGGCCTCCGACATGACCCTTGTGCAGGCCGCCCAGCTGGCCTCCTACGTCTCCGCCTACGCCGCCACCGGGCAAGGGGCGCAGGCCTCCTACGGCACGGCCGAGCAGATTAGGCTGCGTTTCTCCTGA
- a CDS encoding response regulator transcription factor — MERTEPISVAVVDDQDLVRAGFAMVIGSQDDMTVVGQGADGEQAVDLASRLRPDVILMDVRMPGMDGLTATRLITALSPDGPEPRVIVLTTFDLDEYVMAAIKAGASGFLLKDTEPETLLSSIRTVHRGNAIIAPSATKRLIEHMAHDVPAAGSMPSGSTYRDPEVDLLTDRELQVLIHIAQGLSNQEIADNLGISLPTVKTHVTHILQKINARDRVQAVVFAYENHLV, encoded by the coding sequence ATGGAACGGACCGAACCCATCAGCGTTGCCGTCGTGGACGACCAGGATCTGGTCCGAGCCGGTTTTGCCATGGTCATCGGCTCCCAGGATGACATGACCGTGGTTGGCCAAGGCGCGGACGGCGAGCAAGCAGTGGATCTGGCCTCACGCCTGCGTCCTGACGTGATCCTCATGGATGTCCGCATGCCCGGCATGGATGGTTTGACAGCCACCCGCCTGATCACTGCTTTGTCACCCGACGGTCCGGAGCCCAGGGTCATTGTGCTGACCACCTTTGATCTTGACGAATACGTCATGGCTGCCATAAAAGCCGGTGCATCAGGATTTCTGCTCAAGGATACCGAGCCTGAAACCCTCCTGTCCTCCATCCGTACAGTTCACCGGGGCAACGCGATCATCGCTCCTTCGGCTACAAAACGCCTGATCGAACACATGGCCCATGACGTGCCTGCGGCCGGGTCCATGCCATCGGGATCGACCTACCGCGATCCCGAAGTGGACCTGCTCACTGATCGCGAGCTGCAGGTCCTGATTCACATAGCCCAGGGCCTGAGCAACCAGGAGATAGCCGACAATCTGGGGATCTCACTGCCCACAGTGAAAACTCATGTCACTCACATTCTCCAGAAGATCAATGCCCGGGACCGCGTCCAGGCGGTGGTCTTCGCTTACGAAAACCATCTGGTATGA
- the proC gene encoding pyrroline-5-carboxylate reductase produces MNTDSLTLGFIGYGNMAQAMAQGLVDAGVLPGGRIVACAAHYDRLVERAAHLGVRPMHSGTEVAAAADLVILAVKPGQVAQVCEPIRHELADPDRMVLSVVGGMTLEDYADILEEGTHLICAIPNTPISVGQGILVTQEDDTLTDQQRELFIQVFDPVAMIERLPRELVSVGTTIAGCAPAYTAMYMEALADAGVEHGLPRQAAYRLAARMVQGTGALYLATGTNPGAMKDAVCSPGGTTIKGVASLEKHGFRGAVIEAIDAVERGD; encoded by the coding sequence ATGAACACGGACTCATTGACTCTCGGATTCATCGGATACGGCAACATGGCCCAGGCCATGGCCCAGGGGCTTGTCGATGCGGGCGTGCTGCCCGGCGGCCGGATTGTGGCCTGCGCAGCCCACTATGACCGGCTGGTGGAGCGGGCGGCCCATCTGGGGGTGCGTCCCATGCACTCCGGCACCGAGGTGGCTGCGGCCGCCGACCTGGTGATTCTGGCCGTCAAGCCTGGGCAGGTGGCCCAGGTCTGCGAGCCCATCCGCCATGAGCTGGCTGACCCGGACCGCATGGTCCTCTCAGTGGTGGGCGGCATGACCCTTGAGGACTATGCCGACATCCTGGAGGAGGGCACCCACCTGATCTGCGCCATCCCCAACACCCCCATTTCAGTAGGGCAGGGCATTCTGGTCACCCAGGAGGACGACACCCTGACCGACCAGCAGCGGGAGCTCTTCATCCAGGTCTTCGACCCGGTGGCCATGATCGAACGGCTGCCCCGGGAGTTGGTCTCGGTGGGCACGACCATCGCCGGATGCGCGCCCGCCTACACGGCCATGTACATGGAGGCCCTGGCCGACGCCGGGGTGGAGCACGGGCTGCCCAGGCAGGCGGCCTACCGGCTGGCGGCGCGCATGGTTCAGGGGACCGGAGCCCTCTACCTGGCCACCGGCACCAACCCCGGGGCCATGAAGGACGCGGTCTGCTCGCCGGGCGGAACCACCATCAAGGGGGTCGCCTCCCTGGAGAAGCACGGCTTCCGTGGAGCGGTCATCGAGGCCATCGATGCGGTGGAGCGCGGCGACTAG
- a CDS encoding alpha/beta fold hydrolase — MTNQGYYLPGLYVREGSIPVPLDWAGSEPGVWRAEDHSDQAVIRCFYRVVCAPEHIHDDLPLLVYLQGGPGSGAPRPLNATADGWMAEALRHFRIVLPDQRGTGRSNAIDGSTMASLGEPRAQADYLKHFLADSIIRDFEHLRRTVFAGRPWVTLGQSFGGFLTMAYLSNFPQGLAAAFTTGGVPHIPADAYELYSHTFAKMAQRSQAFYQRYPGDQDRVAAIADRLSQGDVVLPGGDPLSVERLQTLGADLGKSGGFERLHWLLDTAFLDGDGSLPASGASSSRATLSQAFLEGVRSATAVTPLYWPLQEFIYADGDCEPLRWAAQRVRDARPEFDTAARPLMFTGEAIFPWMFQQEAALRPFGPAVSLLMEEGSWGHLYDPERLADNQVPLQAAVYADDLYVPSELQLDTLSRVGHAHAWVTNEFEHDGLHGDRVFAHLYRLALERGDLEGLFPARG; from the coding sequence ATGACCAACCAGGGATACTATCTGCCGGGACTCTACGTTCGGGAGGGGTCCATCCCCGTTCCCTTGGACTGGGCGGGCAGTGAACCTGGCGTCTGGCGAGCCGAAGATCATTCGGACCAGGCGGTTATCCGCTGTTTCTACCGCGTGGTCTGCGCTCCCGAGCACATCCACGACGACCTGCCGCTGCTGGTCTACCTGCAGGGCGGACCAGGATCGGGCGCCCCACGGCCATTGAACGCCACTGCCGACGGGTGGATGGCCGAGGCCTTGCGCCACTTCCGCATTGTCCTGCCCGACCAGCGGGGTACGGGCCGGTCCAACGCCATCGACGGCTCCACCATGGCCTCCCTGGGAGAGCCCCGGGCCCAGGCCGACTATCTGAAGCATTTTCTGGCCGACTCCATCATCCGGGACTTCGAGCACCTGCGTCGCACGGTCTTCGCCGGCCGTCCCTGGGTGACCCTTGGGCAGAGTTTCGGCGGCTTCCTGACCATGGCCTACCTGTCGAACTTCCCCCAGGGGCTGGCTGCGGCTTTTACCACCGGGGGCGTGCCCCACATCCCCGCTGATGCCTATGAGCTCTACTCCCATACCTTCGCCAAAATGGCCCAGCGGTCCCAGGCCTTCTACCAGCGCTACCCAGGGGACCAAGACCGTGTGGCAGCCATTGCCGACCGGTTGTCACAGGGCGATGTGGTCCTGCCCGGCGGCGACCCCCTGAGCGTGGAGCGGCTGCAGACCCTGGGTGCCGACCTGGGCAAGAGCGGCGGGTTCGAGCGTCTCCATTGGCTGCTGGACACAGCCTTCCTGGATGGGGATGGCAGCCTGCCCGCTTCCGGTGCCAGCAGCTCCCGGGCCACCCTCTCGCAGGCCTTTCTGGAGGGGGTGCGGTCGGCCACTGCCGTCACACCGCTCTACTGGCCCCTGCAGGAGTTCATCTACGCCGACGGAGACTGCGAACCCCTGCGCTGGGCTGCACAGCGGGTGCGCGATGCCCGTCCTGAATTCGATACTGCTGCCCGTCCGCTCATGTTCACCGGTGAGGCGATCTTCCCTTGGATGTTCCAGCAGGAGGCGGCCCTGCGCCCCTTCGGCCCTGCGGTCAGCCTGCTCATGGAGGAGGGCTCCTGGGGCCACCTGTACGATCCCGAGCGTCTGGCCGACAATCAGGTACCCCTGCAGGCCGCAGTCTATGCCGACGACCTCTACGTGCCCTCCGAGCTTCAGCTGGACACCCTCTCGCGCGTGGGCCACGCCCATGCCTGGGTGACCAACGAGTTCGAGCACGACGGCCTGCACGGGGACAGGGTCTTCGCCCATCTCTACCGGCTGGCCCTGGAGCGCGGCGATCTGGAGGGGCTCTTCCCGGCGCGCGGCTAG
- a CDS encoding L,D-transpeptidase, whose protein sequence is MATKGKDMAVWGLDSTRLKRRVLAMLRWLLDPVRRTPVVVTTALLTLLLTVLIVNLIQPVDAARAERSTDASASSTATVSARQFPKAHHHSKSASSSSSATKGQKKQQTKAKKADSASSSTQPVDWLKPSQQVDYPDPAAHPGLSLEVSLQDQRVYVRDGSQLLYTMYASTGMDDSTPRGSFRIQSERGDRFYNPREGMGARYYTSFLNHGVFLFHSVPTDSSGSYIKEEADLLGIRPSSHGCIRLTVPDSLWIMQSVPTGTPVLIK, encoded by the coding sequence ATGGCGACGAAGGGGAAGGACATGGCTGTCTGGGGATTGGATAGCACACGCCTCAAGCGGCGTGTGCTTGCCATGCTCCGTTGGCTGCTGGACCCTGTCCGCCGCACGCCTGTGGTAGTGACAACCGCTCTGCTGACGCTGCTGTTGACAGTCCTGATCGTCAACCTGATCCAGCCGGTGGATGCGGCCCGTGCGGAACGATCGACAGATGCAAGCGCCTCCAGCACGGCCACTGTTTCAGCGAGGCAATTTCCCAAGGCGCATCATCACAGTAAATCCGCCTCCTCCTCTTCATCAGCGACGAAGGGGCAGAAAAAGCAACAGACAAAGGCTAAGAAGGCAGACTCTGCTAGCTCCTCCACTCAGCCTGTCGATTGGCTCAAGCCTTCGCAGCAGGTCGATTACCCGGATCCTGCGGCTCATCCTGGCCTCTCCCTGGAGGTCAGCCTTCAGGATCAGCGGGTCTATGTGCGCGACGGGTCTCAACTGCTCTACACCATGTATGCCTCGACGGGCATGGATGACTCCACGCCCAGAGGCAGCTTCCGTATCCAGTCTGAGCGCGGCGACCGCTTCTACAACCCCAGGGAGGGGATGGGCGCCCGCTACTACACTAGCTTTCTGAATCACGGGGTCTTCCTCTTCCACTCGGTCCCCACTGATTCCAGCGGCAGCTACATCAAGGAAGAAGCTGACCTGTTGGGCATCCGTCCCAGCTCCCATGGTTGCATCCGGCTGACCGTGCCCGATTCCCTGTGGATCATGCAGTCCGTGCCCACCGGCACACCCGTCTTGATCAAGTGA
- the ychF gene encoding redox-regulated ATPase YchF translates to MSLTIGIVGLPNVGKSTLFNALTRNNVLAENYPFATIEPNTGIVPLPDDRLPVLAKLVHTDKIVPATVTFVDIAGIVKGASEGEGLGNQFLANIREADAICEVVRAFNDDDIVHVNGKVDPADDIDTINTELILADMQTIDKALPKLEKDQRGGKIKPAYLDTVRKAKEILGQGRTIDQAAQAGDIDKDELYDLHLMTAKPFIYVFNVDDDELQNEDMKKQLADSVAPAPAIFLNAQFESELTELDEADAREMLTDAGLKESGLDQLARVGFDILGLQTFLTAGVKEVRAWQIHKGWTAPQAAGVIHTDFEKGFIKAEVVSYDDFVAADGSYAKVREEGKMRLEGKDYVMQDGDIVEFKTGIPSGSKK, encoded by the coding sequence ATGTCGTTAACCATAGGAATCGTCGGGCTGCCCAACGTCGGCAAGTCCACACTCTTCAACGCCCTCACCCGCAACAACGTTCTGGCGGAGAACTACCCCTTCGCCACCATCGAGCCCAACACCGGCATCGTGCCCCTGCCCGACGACCGGCTGCCCGTTCTGGCCAAGCTGGTCCACACGGACAAGATCGTGCCCGCCACGGTCACCTTTGTGGACATCGCCGGCATTGTCAAGGGGGCCTCGGAGGGGGAGGGGCTGGGCAACCAGTTCCTGGCCAACATCCGCGAGGCCGACGCCATCTGCGAGGTGGTCCGCGCCTTCAATGACGACGACATCGTCCACGTCAACGGCAAGGTGGATCCGGCCGACGACATCGACACCATCAACACCGAGCTGATCCTGGCCGACATGCAGACCATCGACAAGGCCCTGCCCAAGCTGGAGAAGGACCAGCGCGGGGGCAAGATCAAGCCCGCCTACCTGGACACCGTCCGCAAGGCCAAGGAGATTCTGGGCCAGGGGCGGACCATCGACCAGGCGGCCCAGGCCGGGGACATCGACAAGGACGAGCTCTACGACCTGCATCTGATGACCGCCAAGCCCTTCATATACGTCTTCAACGTGGACGACGACGAGCTGCAGAACGAGGACATGAAGAAGCAGCTGGCCGACTCCGTGGCTCCCGCGCCCGCCATCTTCCTCAACGCCCAGTTCGAGTCCGAGCTGACCGAGCTGGACGAGGCCGACGCCCGCGAGATGCTGACCGATGCCGGGCTCAAGGAGTCCGGCCTGGACCAGCTGGCCCGGGTGGGCTTCGACATCCTCGGCCTGCAGACCTTCCTGACCGCCGGGGTCAAGGAGGTGCGCGCCTGGCAGATCCACAAGGGCTGGACCGCACCCCAGGCCGCCGGGGTCATCCACACCGACTTCGAGAAGGGCTTCATCAAGGCCGAGGTGGTCTCCTACGACGACTTCGTGGCCGCCGACGGGTCCTACGCCAAGGTGCGTGAGGAGGGCAAGATGCGCCTTGAGGGCAAGGACTACGTCATGCAGGACGGCGACATCGTGGAGTTCAAGACCGGCATCCCCTCCGGCTCCAAGAAGTGA
- a CDS encoding alpha/beta fold hydrolase, translating to MSARPGFAIRRGHGLPLIFVHGSGVDHHIFDDLDPAFERVGGFERIYLDQPGFGRTPPDPSILDLDGLARWLDDQVDIFSGGGPFALVGNSLGGLLSRHAAAGRLDRCRGMALLSSVVDPVTAHRRLPPRQVLVRDDQGLAEVDEFTRHAYRQMAVVESREHLEAYQRTIMPGVRSADADTVARMEGHYQLDMDFDRAWNGFIAPVLFVCGRQDDRVGYLDQFDLACRFPRASYSVLDRAGHNVQIEQTALVCDLLEDWARQVLKG from the coding sequence GTGAGCGCCCGTCCCGGGTTCGCCATTCGCCGGGGTCATGGGCTGCCGCTGATCTTCGTGCATGGGTCAGGTGTGGACCACCACATCTTCGACGATCTGGACCCCGCCTTCGAGCGGGTGGGCGGCTTCGAACGGATCTACCTGGATCAGCCCGGCTTCGGCCGCACGCCGCCCGACCCGTCCATCCTCGACCTGGACGGTCTGGCCCGGTGGCTGGATGACCAGGTGGACATTTTCAGCGGTGGCGGCCCCTTCGCCCTGGTGGGCAACTCCCTGGGTGGGCTGCTCAGCCGCCATGCTGCCGCCGGTCGACTGGACCGCTGCCGGGGGATGGCTCTGCTCTCCTCGGTGGTCGACCCGGTGACCGCCCACAGGCGCCTGCCTCCGCGTCAGGTGCTGGTCCGGGACGACCAGGGATTGGCCGAGGTGGACGAGTTCACCAGGCATGCCTACCGGCAGATGGCAGTGGTGGAGTCCCGGGAGCATCTTGAGGCCTACCAGCGCACCATCATGCCCGGCGTTCGTTCGGCCGACGCCGATACGGTGGCGCGAATGGAGGGCCACTACCAGCTGGATATGGACTTCGACCGAGCCTGGAACGGGTTCATAGCCCCTGTGCTCTTCGTCTGCGGCCGCCAGGACGACCGTGTTGGCTACCTGGACCAGTTCGACCTGGCCTGCCGCTTCCCCCGGGCCTCCTACTCGGTGCTGGACCGGGCCGGCCACAATGTGCAGATCGAGCAGACCGCCCTGGTCTGCGACCTGCTGGAGGACTGGGCCAGGCAGGTGCTGAAAGGCTGA
- a CDS encoding LacI family DNA-binding transcriptional regulator, which translates to MMAYATIRDVAQRAGVSVSTVSRALNDSGRISPATRQRINQVIHDLHYVPDSRARSMHSAHSRTIGLLIPDIRNSYFADLAYLIQGQLLNHGFQTLICTSTQGDPGEDRAQVRNLLGQHIDGAIIVPGPRSSHTLEELTRRGLPLVCVDRAAEGAAGRDGRAIPCVDADPEPGLRQALEDLHAQGHRHITLVPGPLKESATFRERLDVYRDLLAGIEGMDDPLADQVEPGTFDPDMINLWARQGITGVLFGSSLDAIRAIKTAQSRGIGIGEDLSMITFDDLPVFRILTPAVSTISQQIDTMGTRCVDMLLALMAGSPVRSVRLQTSYRHCASVGRPPAHTGQDP; encoded by the coding sequence ATGATGGCGTACGCGACGATCAGGGATGTGGCCCAACGGGCCGGTGTCTCCGTATCGACGGTCTCCCGAGCCCTCAACGACTCCGGGCGCATCTCCCCCGCCACACGACAGCGCATCAACCAGGTCATCCACGACCTGCACTATGTGCCGGACTCCCGGGCCCGGTCCATGCACTCCGCCCACTCGCGCACCATCGGCCTGCTCATCCCCGACATCCGCAACTCCTACTTCGCGGACCTGGCCTACCTGATCCAGGGCCAGCTGCTCAACCACGGCTTCCAGACCCTGATCTGCACCTCCACCCAGGGCGACCCCGGCGAGGACCGGGCCCAGGTGCGCAATCTGCTGGGCCAGCACATCGACGGAGCCATCATCGTGCCCGGGCCGCGTTCCTCGCACACCCTGGAGGAACTGACCCGACGCGGACTGCCCCTGGTCTGCGTGGACCGTGCCGCCGAGGGTGCCGCTGGACGCGACGGGCGGGCCATCCCCTGCGTGGACGCCGACCCCGAGCCCGGCCTGAGGCAGGCCCTTGAGGATCTGCACGCCCAGGGCCACCGACACATCACCCTGGTGCCCGGGCCCCTCAAGGAATCGGCCACCTTCCGGGAACGCCTGGACGTCTACCGGGACCTGCTGGCAGGCATCGAGGGCATGGACGACCCCCTGGCCGACCAGGTAGAGCCCGGCACCTTCGACCCCGACATGATCAACCTCTGGGCCCGGCAGGGCATCACCGGCGTGCTCTTCGGATCCTCCCTGGATGCCATACGCGCCATCAAAACGGCACAGTCCCGAGGAATCGGCATCGGCGAGGACCTGTCCATGATCACCTTCGACGACCTGCCCGTCTTCCGCATCCTGACCCCGGCCGTGTCGACCATCTCCCAGCAGATCGACACCATGGGAACCCGCTGCGTGGACATGCTCCTGGCTCTGATGGCAGGCTCGCCCGTGCGGTCGGTCCGGCTGCAGACCAGCTACCGCCACTGCGCCTCGGTGGGTCGCCCGCCCGCGCACACCGGCCAGGATCCCTGA